One region of Carya illinoinensis cultivar Pawnee chromosome 8, C.illinoinensisPawnee_v1, whole genome shotgun sequence genomic DNA includes:
- the LOC122317944 gene encoding uncharacterized protein LOC122317944 codes for MCLVFVCDEDERVVSTQPAPGACPYCGGMIQTMDVHTQWRFCFLPLYSRNKRKYYCTICARRLVVL; via the coding sequence atgtGTCTGGTGTTCGTGTGTGACGAGGACGAGAGAGTAGTGTCGACGCAGCCAGCACCAGGGGCGTGTCCATACTGTGGAGGGATGATACAAACTATGGACGTACATACCCAGTGGAGGTTCTGCTTCCTGCCTCTCTACTCCAGAAACAAGCGCAAGTACTACTGCACCATCTGCGCCAGACGTTTGGTGGTTCTCTAA
- the LOC122317943 gene encoding putative peptidyl-tRNA hydrolase PTRHD1, with translation MASLLFSPPFRFSLTSSKARIPIPGPRIRSYLSPPRRVCPQHLNSMSQPAGSQSLPSEDEGGAKMENSDVMVQYVVLRRDLIDTWPLGSVVTQGCHASVCAIWSHKDDPHTIEYCSSQNIDSMHKVTLEVKGEPQILNLSEKLTAGGITHKLWIEQPENIPTCLATKPYPKSAVSSFFMKLKLCK, from the exons ATGGCATCTCTTCTCTTCTCGCCGCCGTTTCGTTTTTCTCTTACTTCCTCCAAAGCTCGCATCCCTATCCCAGGACCTAGAATTAGATCTTACCTTTCTCCTCCCCGCCGTGTCTGTCCTCAGCATCTGAACTCTATGAGTCAACCCGCAGGATCGCAATCACTGCCTTCCGAGGATGAAGGTGGCGCGAAGATGGAGAACTCCGACGTCATGGTTCAGTACGTGGTACTCCGGCGAGACCTAATCGACACGTGGCCGCTCGGGAGCGTGGTGACACAGGGCTGCCATGCCTCCGTGTGTGCGATTTGGTCCCACAAAGACGATCCTCACACCATCGAGTATTGTAGTTCCCAAAATATTGATTCTATGCATAAG GTTACTCTCGAGGTGAAGGGCGAACCTCAGATCTTGAACTTGTCAGAAAAGCTCACGGCTGGTGGCATCACTCACAAACTGTGGATAGAACAACCTGAAAACATCCCAACATGCCTTGCTACGAAGCCATACCCCAAATCTGCAGTTTCTTCATTTTTCATGAAGTTGAAACTCTGCAAGTGA
- the LOC122319087 gene encoding uncharacterized protein LOC122319087, with amino-acid sequence MEVIVGPTFGIDVRDRSSAIPSAADQRSVSSCLFLEDGIGTGDGAGLVFGIGGRGKGREANEESSESSSSIGAPDDSEDEEDDCVSSKEILSNFKAAGLGSLGSMEDTLPIKRGLSNHFTGKSKSFANLSEVNALKDLKKSENPFNKRRRVLVAAKWSSRKSSFYSSSNPKSMPLLVLNEEENEDEDGEHLQRPQEYPSSSSSPSSSWSSSSSDKKEQEQHHLRHQERVPKTYIDRKILNFKSSSCFSLSDLQEHDEQDDD; translated from the exons ATGGAGGTTATTGTGGGTCCAACCTTCGGCATCGACGTTAGGGACCGGAGCAGCGCCATCCCGAGCGCTGCCGATCAGCGGAGCGTGTCTTCTTGTCTGTTCCTGGAGGACGGCATCGGGACCGGCGATGGCGCCGGGCTGGTATTCGGTATCGGCGGGCGGGGGAAAGGTCGGGAGGCAAACGAAGAATCTTCGGAGAGTTCGTCCTCGATCGGAGCGCCGGACGATAGCGAAGACGAAGAGGACGACTGCGTTTCTTCAAAGGAGATTCTGAGCAATTTCAAGGCAGCAGGATTGGGCTCCTTGGGTTCAATGGAAGACACTCTTCCCATCAA GAGGGGATTATCGAACCATTTTACGGGGAAATCGAAGTCGTTTGCGAATCTATCGGAAGTGAACGCACTAAAGGATCTGAAGAAGTCTGAAAACCCATTTAACAAGAGGAGGAGAGTTTTGGTGGCCGCCAAATGGTCCTCCAGGAAATCTTCCTTCTACAGCTCCTCTAACCCTAAATCTATGCCTCTACTGGTTCTGAACgaagaggaaaatgaagatgaagatggtgAACATCTTCAACGGCCGCAAGAATACCCATCGTCGTCGTCCTCGCCTTCATCATCGTGGTCATCGTCGTCATCAGATAAAAAGGAACAAGAACAACATCATTTAAGACATCAGGAGAGAGTACCTAAAACTTATATTGATAGGAAGATCTTGAATTTCAAGTCAAGTAGTTGTTTCTCTCTCTCAGATCTGCAAGAACATGATGAACAAGATGACGATtaa
- the LOC122318741 gene encoding exocyst complex component EXO70A1-like isoform X2, whose amino-acid sequence MAESLNDNTIHCLICATKSLKLSLEKSKAIGLALDRAGPRLEEINQRLPALRAAVRPIRAGKDVLVAVGGHVNRAVSPAAAVLKVFDAVHGLEKSLLSDPKNDLPGYLSVLKRLQEALKFLGDNSGLAIQWLVDIVEYLEDNGLADDLYLSNLKNSLKNLRELQDDGGRTLLDGGLLDAALNKLENEFQRLLTEHSVPLPMSSSSLGEQACIAPSPLPVSVIQKLQAILGRLIANNRLEKCISIYVEVRSLNVRESLRALDLDYLEVSVSEFNDVQSMDGYVARWGMHLEFAVKHLFEAEYKLCIDVFERMRLDVWLDCFAKIVAQAGILAFLQFGKTVTESRKDPNKLLRLLDIFSSLNKLRLDFNRLFGGAACVEIQNFTRDLIRSVIDGAAEMFSELLCQVELQKHTPPPPDGSVPRLVIIIIDYCNKLLGDDYKSILIQVLVIHRSWKREKFQEKLLVSEVLNIIKAIELNLETWMNVYEDINLSNFFAMNNHWHLYKHLKGTRVGDLLGDSWLKEHEQYKDYYAAVFLRDSWGKLPNHLSREGLLLFSGGHATARDLVKKRLKAFNEAFDDMYKKQSNLVVLEKDLRERTCQVIVQAVVPVYRSYMQNYGPLVEQDASSSKYAKYTVQNLEKMLMSLFQPKPRRYGSFKGRQPSEKFNNGSWI is encoded by the exons ATGGCGGAGTCTTTGAATGACAATACAATCCATTGTTTGATATGTGCTACCAAATCATTGAAACTAAGCTTAGAAAAGTCGAAGGCGATAGGGTTAGCTTTAGACAGAGCTGGGCCTAGATTAGAAGAGATTAACCAAAGATTACCTGCATTGAGAGCTGCCGTCCGGCCCATTCGAGCCGGAAAGGACGTCCTTGTTGCTGTCGGTGGCCACGTTAATCGTGCGGTAAGCCCTGCCGCGGCGGTGCTCAAGGTTTTTGATGCTGTTCATGGTCTCGAAAAGTCCTTGTTATCTGACCCCAAGAATGATCTCCCGGGCTACTTGTCGGTGTTGAAACGCCTACAGGAGGCATTGAAGTTTCTTGGGGACAATAGTGGACTGGCAATTCAGTGGCTGGTGGATATAGTAGAGTATTTGGAGGATAATGGACTCGCCGATGATCTATACCTTTCCAATTTGAAAAACTCCTTGAAGAATCTTAGAGAATTGCAGGATGATGGGGGGAGGACACTCCTTGACGGCGGGCTGTTAGATGCCGCATTGAATAAGTTGGAAAACGAGTTCCAGAGGCTCTTGACTGAACACAGTGTGCCACTTCCAATGTCTTCATCGTCTCTTGGTGAGCAAGCGTGCATTGCACCATCACCTTTACCTGTATCTGTTATTCAGAAGTTGCAAGCAATTCTTGGGAGATTAATTGCAAATAATAGACTCGAGAAGTGCATATCAATCTATGTTGAAGTTCGTAGTTTGAATGTTAGAGAGAGCTTACGAGCTCTTGATTTGGATTACCTTGAAGTTTCAGTATCCGAGTTCAATGATGTGCAAAGCATGGATGGGTATGTCGCAAGGTGGGGCATGCATTTGGAGTTTGCAGTGAAGCATTTGTTTGAGGCGGAGTATAAGCTTTGTATTGATGTTTTTGAGAGGATGAGATTGGATGTGTGGTTGGATTGCTTTGCAAAGATAGTTGCTCAGGCTGGTATTCTCGCCTTTCTTCAATTTGGGAAGACTGTTACAGAAAGTAGGAAAGACCCCAATAAGCTTTTGAGATTATTGGATATATTTTCATCTTTGAACAAATTGAGGCTGGATTTTAACCGGTTGTTTGGAGGAGCAGCATGTGTTGAAATCCAAAACTTCACAAGGGATCTCATTAGGAGTGTAATTGATGGGGCAGCAGAGATGTTCTCCGAGCTTCTGTGTCAGGTTGAGCTACAGAAACATACCCCGCCTCCTCCAGATGGGAGTGTTCCAAGATTGGTAATCATCATTATCGATTACTGTAATAAACTGCTTGGGGATGACTACAAGTCAATCCTAATCCAAGTTCTAGTCATTCATCGGAGTTGGAAGCGTGAGAAATTTCAAGAGAAGCTCCTTGTTAGTGAGGTTTTGAACATAATCAAAGCCATTGAGCTGAACTTGGAGACATGGATGAATGTTTACGAGGATATCAACCTATCCAACTTTTTTGCTATGAACAATCATTGGCATTTGTACAAGCACCTGAAGGGAACCCGGGTTGGGGATCTCTTAGGCGATTCTTGGTTAAAAGAACATGAACAGTACAAGGACTATTATGCCGCAGTCTTCTTGAGAGACAGCTGGGGAAAGCTTCCCAATCACTTAAGCAGGGAAGGTCTGCTTTTGTTCTCAGGCGGGCATGCCACCGCCCGTGATCTTGTCAAGAAAAGATTGAAAGCCTTCAATGAAGCTTTTGATGACATGTACAAAAAGCAATCTAATTTGGTTGTGTTGGAGAAAGATCTGAGGGAGAGGACATGCCAAGTCATTGTGCAGGCGGTTGTTCCAGTTTACCGTAGCTACATGCAGAATTATGGACCCTTGGTGGAGCAAGATGCAAGTTCCAGCAAGTATGCAAAGTACACAGTACAGAATTTGGAGAAAATGCTAATGTCTCTTTTTCAGCCAAAGCCCAGGAGATATGGCAGTTTCAAAGGCAGACAGCCAAGCGAGAAATTCAACAATGGA AGTTGGATTTAA
- the LOC122318741 gene encoding exocyst complex component EXO70A1-like isoform X1, with product MAESLNDNTIHCLICATKSLKLSLEKSKAIGLALDRAGPRLEEINQRLPALRAAVRPIRAGKDVLVAVGGHVNRAVSPAAAVLKVFDAVHGLEKSLLSDPKNDLPGYLSVLKRLQEALKFLGDNSGLAIQWLVDIVEYLEDNGLADDLYLSNLKNSLKNLRELQDDGGRTLLDGGLLDAALNKLENEFQRLLTEHSVPLPMSSSSLGEQACIAPSPLPVSVIQKLQAILGRLIANNRLEKCISIYVEVRSLNVRESLRALDLDYLEVSVSEFNDVQSMDGYVARWGMHLEFAVKHLFEAEYKLCIDVFERMRLDVWLDCFAKIVAQAGILAFLQFGKTVTESRKDPNKLLRLLDIFSSLNKLRLDFNRLFGGAACVEIQNFTRDLIRSVIDGAAEMFSELLCQVELQKHTPPPPDGSVPRLVIIIIDYCNKLLGDDYKSILIQVLVIHRSWKREKFQEKLLVSEVLNIIKAIELNLETWMNVYEDINLSNFFAMNNHWHLYKHLKGTRVGDLLGDSWLKEHEQYKDYYAAVFLRDSWGKLPNHLSREGLLLFSGGHATARDLVKKRLKAFNEAFDDMYKKQSNLVVLEKDLRERTCQVIVQAVVPVYRSYMQNYGPLVEQDASSSKYAKYTVQNLEKMLMSLFQPKPRRYGSFKGRQPSEKFNNGVRDDLHRTASSVM from the coding sequence ATGGCGGAGTCTTTGAATGACAATACAATCCATTGTTTGATATGTGCTACCAAATCATTGAAACTAAGCTTAGAAAAGTCGAAGGCGATAGGGTTAGCTTTAGACAGAGCTGGGCCTAGATTAGAAGAGATTAACCAAAGATTACCTGCATTGAGAGCTGCCGTCCGGCCCATTCGAGCCGGAAAGGACGTCCTTGTTGCTGTCGGTGGCCACGTTAATCGTGCGGTAAGCCCTGCCGCGGCGGTGCTCAAGGTTTTTGATGCTGTTCATGGTCTCGAAAAGTCCTTGTTATCTGACCCCAAGAATGATCTCCCGGGCTACTTGTCGGTGTTGAAACGCCTACAGGAGGCATTGAAGTTTCTTGGGGACAATAGTGGACTGGCAATTCAGTGGCTGGTGGATATAGTAGAGTATTTGGAGGATAATGGACTCGCCGATGATCTATACCTTTCCAATTTGAAAAACTCCTTGAAGAATCTTAGAGAATTGCAGGATGATGGGGGGAGGACACTCCTTGACGGCGGGCTGTTAGATGCCGCATTGAATAAGTTGGAAAACGAGTTCCAGAGGCTCTTGACTGAACACAGTGTGCCACTTCCAATGTCTTCATCGTCTCTTGGTGAGCAAGCGTGCATTGCACCATCACCTTTACCTGTATCTGTTATTCAGAAGTTGCAAGCAATTCTTGGGAGATTAATTGCAAATAATAGACTCGAGAAGTGCATATCAATCTATGTTGAAGTTCGTAGTTTGAATGTTAGAGAGAGCTTACGAGCTCTTGATTTGGATTACCTTGAAGTTTCAGTATCCGAGTTCAATGATGTGCAAAGCATGGATGGGTATGTCGCAAGGTGGGGCATGCATTTGGAGTTTGCAGTGAAGCATTTGTTTGAGGCGGAGTATAAGCTTTGTATTGATGTTTTTGAGAGGATGAGATTGGATGTGTGGTTGGATTGCTTTGCAAAGATAGTTGCTCAGGCTGGTATTCTCGCCTTTCTTCAATTTGGGAAGACTGTTACAGAAAGTAGGAAAGACCCCAATAAGCTTTTGAGATTATTGGATATATTTTCATCTTTGAACAAATTGAGGCTGGATTTTAACCGGTTGTTTGGAGGAGCAGCATGTGTTGAAATCCAAAACTTCACAAGGGATCTCATTAGGAGTGTAATTGATGGGGCAGCAGAGATGTTCTCCGAGCTTCTGTGTCAGGTTGAGCTACAGAAACATACCCCGCCTCCTCCAGATGGGAGTGTTCCAAGATTGGTAATCATCATTATCGATTACTGTAATAAACTGCTTGGGGATGACTACAAGTCAATCCTAATCCAAGTTCTAGTCATTCATCGGAGTTGGAAGCGTGAGAAATTTCAAGAGAAGCTCCTTGTTAGTGAGGTTTTGAACATAATCAAAGCCATTGAGCTGAACTTGGAGACATGGATGAATGTTTACGAGGATATCAACCTATCCAACTTTTTTGCTATGAACAATCATTGGCATTTGTACAAGCACCTGAAGGGAACCCGGGTTGGGGATCTCTTAGGCGATTCTTGGTTAAAAGAACATGAACAGTACAAGGACTATTATGCCGCAGTCTTCTTGAGAGACAGCTGGGGAAAGCTTCCCAATCACTTAAGCAGGGAAGGTCTGCTTTTGTTCTCAGGCGGGCATGCCACCGCCCGTGATCTTGTCAAGAAAAGATTGAAAGCCTTCAATGAAGCTTTTGATGACATGTACAAAAAGCAATCTAATTTGGTTGTGTTGGAGAAAGATCTGAGGGAGAGGACATGCCAAGTCATTGTGCAGGCGGTTGTTCCAGTTTACCGTAGCTACATGCAGAATTATGGACCCTTGGTGGAGCAAGATGCAAGTTCCAGCAAGTATGCAAAGTACACAGTACAGAATTTGGAGAAAATGCTAATGTCTCTTTTTCAGCCAAAGCCCAGGAGATATGGCAGTTTCAAAGGCAGACAGCCAAGCGAGAAATTCAACAATGGAGTAAGAGATGATCTTCATCGTACTGCCTCATCGGTTATGTGA